A single window of Trachemys scripta elegans isolate TJP31775 chromosome 18, CAS_Tse_1.0, whole genome shotgun sequence DNA harbors:
- the RILP gene encoding rab-interacting lysosomal protein, protein MAGALGAELQRLSGRFGPEAVAGLVPQVVRLLELLEALAGPAGAEPGGRDPAESLLRTGPSLRGERRREEAAAPGAEDLEQKLSEAQRKEHVLQSRLAQLEEENQKLLAQLAESHSQEDSTLRKEREVMLRLKEVVDKQRDEIRAQAHEIVCKNHDTEALQEQLNRFMSMNEDLRHKLAVVQVQLKSSLEKKEDLETRVLENQREIDRLTRAASGASPRLNMDGAAAPVEELQHQDCGRNSAPSCFCKEELKQILQERNELKTSLFLVQEELAYYQRELLNDERIPSFLLDAMKSTIKKQRKKIRAKMLGTVEEPVSSDEDESADCVDSQPRESKIKSFFGLWYHSSSKDPPNPGCSGVWEIIDSQDVHFEQEEENKPTPGSPDRVVPPP, encoded by the exons ATGGCCGGGGCGCTGGGGGCCGAGCTGCAGCGGCTCTCGGGGCGCTTCGGGCCGGAGGCGGTGGCCGGGCTGGTGCCGCAGGTGGTGCGGCTGCTGGAGTTGCTGGAGGCGCTGGCGGGACCGGCTGGGGCTGAGCCCGGCGGCCGCGACCCGGCCGAGTCGCTGCTGCGGACGGGGCCGAGCCTGCGCGGGGAGCGGCGGCGAGAGGAGGCGGCGGCCCCCGGGGCTGAG GACCTGGAGCAGAAGTTGTCTGAAGCTCAGAGGAAAGAACATGTTCTCCAGAGCCGGTTGGCCCAGCTGGAGGAAGAAAACCAAAAGCTTCTGGCACAACTTGCAGAAAGCCACTCCCAGGAAG ACAGCACTTTACGGAAGGAGAGAGAAGTGATGCTGCGGTTGAAGGAGGTGGTGGACAAGCAGAGGGATGAGATTCGGGCCCAAGCCCACGAGATAGTCTGCAAGAACCATGACACAGAGGCG CTGCAGGAGCAGTTAAATCGTTTCATGTCCATGAATGAGGACCTGCGTCATAAACTGGCTGTGGTCCAGGTTCAGCTCAAGAGTTCTCTGGAGAAGAAGGAGGATTTGGAGACCAGGGTGCTGGAAAATCAGAGGGAAATTGACAGACTGACCAGGGCTGCATCTGGAGCATCCCCCAGGCTCAATATG gatggagcagcagcacccgtggaggagctgcagcaccaAGACTGCGGGAGGAACTCTGCTCCGAGCTGCTTCTGTAAAGAAGAGTTGAAGCAAATCCTGCAGGAGCGGAATGAGCTCAAGACCAGTCTGTTCTTGGTGCAGGAGGAGCTGGCCTATTACCAACG GGAGCTGCTGAATGATGAGCGAATCCCAAGCTTCCTGCTGGATGCCATGAAATCCACCATCAAAAAACAGCGGAAAAAAATCCGAGCCAAGATGTTGGGGACTGTGGAGGAGCCAGTGAGCAG TGATGAAGATGAGAGTGCAGATTGTGTGGACTCTCAGCCACGTGAATCCAAAATCAAGAGCTT TTTTGGTCTGTGGtatcacagcagcagcaaagacccCCCCAACCCAGGCTGCTCAGGAGTGTGGGAAATCATTGACTCACAGGATGTGCATTTTgagcaggaggaagagaacaAACCCACACCTGGCTCCCCTGACAGAGTGGTGCCTCCTCCCTGA